The proteins below are encoded in one region of Borrelia duttonii Ly:
- the clpX gene encoding ATP-dependent protease ATP-binding subunit ClpX, protein MARSKSQKIEGCSFCGRTRAEAEGKIISAKSVAICFECSKICHNLFKEESDKPASNKAPRGLPTPKQLKSHLDKYIIGQEDAKKVLSVAVYNHYKRIFKGSKRETGVELEKSNVLLVGPTGSGKTLLAKKLAAEMNVPFAIADATTLTEAGYVGEDVENILLKLIHAANGDVSFAERGIIYIDEIDKIAKKGENVSITRDVSGEGVQQSLLKIIEGTIANVPPRGGRKHPYEETIAINTHDILFICGGAFVGLENIIKKRINRSFIGFSSSSCKDTGGDNSLKYLEMEDLIKFGLIPEFVGRLPVHSYLDKLEKKDLMKILVEPENSIVRQYYHMFKMDNVDLLFEKDALDAIAEEAMLKNTGARGLRSILEELLKDVMFEIPSSKQIKKVIVTKDSVLNTNVEPLILTGRHVNKPWAKELYEINSKSN, encoded by the coding sequence ATGGCAAGAAGTAAAAGTCAAAAAATTGAAGGGTGTTCTTTTTGTGGTCGTACTAGAGCTGAGGCTGAAGGTAAGATTATTTCAGCAAAGTCTGTTGCCATTTGTTTTGAATGTTCTAAAATATGTCATAATCTTTTTAAAGAAGAGTCAGACAAACCAGCAAGTAATAAGGCTCCAAGAGGGCTTCCAACTCCTAAGCAGCTTAAGAGTCATTTAGATAAGTATATTATTGGGCAAGAAGATGCCAAGAAGGTATTATCTGTTGCTGTTTATAATCATTATAAAAGGATCTTTAAGGGAAGTAAGCGAGAGACTGGAGTTGAGCTTGAGAAGTCTAATGTACTGCTTGTAGGGCCTACTGGTAGTGGTAAGACATTGCTTGCAAAAAAATTGGCAGCTGAGATGAATGTTCCATTTGCAATTGCTGATGCTACAACTCTTACTGAAGCTGGATATGTGGGAGAGGATGTTGAGAATATTTTGCTTAAACTAATTCATGCTGCTAATGGAGATGTGAGTTTTGCAGAAAGAGGTATCATTTATATAGATGAGATAGATAAGATTGCAAAAAAAGGTGAGAATGTTTCAATTACAAGAGATGTATCTGGAGAGGGTGTTCAACAGTCTTTACTTAAGATAATTGAAGGTACTATTGCAAATGTTCCACCAAGAGGTGGTAGAAAACATCCTTATGAAGAAACTATTGCAATTAATACTCACGATATATTATTTATATGTGGTGGAGCTTTTGTTGGACTTGAAAATATTATTAAGAAAAGAATTAATAGGAGTTTTATTGGTTTTTCATCTTCTAGTTGTAAGGATACAGGTGGAGATAATTCTTTAAAATATTTAGAAATGGAAGATTTGATTAAATTTGGTCTTATTCCAGAGTTTGTAGGTAGACTTCCTGTGCATTCTTATCTTGATAAATTAGAAAAAAAAGATTTGATGAAAATATTAGTTGAGCCCGAGAATTCTATTGTAAGGCAATACTATCATATGTTTAAGATGGATAATGTTGATCTTTTATTTGAAAAAGATGCTCTTGATGCAATTGCAGAAGAAGCTATGCTTAAAAATACGGGTGCTAGAGGTTTACGTTCTATTTTAGAAGAATTACTTAAAGATGTGATGTTTGAAATTCCTTCTAGTAAGCAAATTAAAAAAGTTATTGTGACTAAAGATTCTGTTTTAAATACTAACGTTGAGCCCTTAATTTTAACGGGAAGGCATGTTAATAAGCCTTGGGCAAAAGAACTTTATGAAATCAATTCTAAATCTAATTAA